Proteins encoded by one window of Vibrio panuliri:
- a CDS encoding MipA/OmpV family protein: MELIVNYKWLLFGLLLPLGLSSPADARINQWSLGVGASYSPAVYKDTPSNQTVIPIVGYEGEHFFMRGFSAGYRLNPLGSTHNFVFRAVYDPRTLKPDDSDNASIRLLDERESTVFGGVSYQLLTMVGLFETTAGTDIGGKHNGLYAEAAWRLPIRRNGWGFTPSLGYAYNSDKINNHLYGVSKEEAQRSGLEAFDADKDGQYFIGLSAYMHVTPNLRLGGGVRYTNLEGDLEKSPIIESGVNTTATVTAVYLF, translated from the coding sequence ATGGAATTAATCGTGAACTATAAGTGGTTGTTATTTGGTTTGCTGTTGCCGTTAGGGCTGTCGAGTCCCGCGGATGCGCGCATCAATCAGTGGTCTTTGGGGGTAGGGGCATCCTATTCTCCAGCGGTATACAAAGATACGCCTTCAAATCAAACCGTGATACCGATTGTCGGTTATGAAGGTGAACACTTTTTTATGCGCGGGTTTAGTGCGGGTTATCGTCTCAACCCTCTCGGGTCTACTCACAATTTTGTTTTTCGCGCCGTTTATGACCCAAGAACGCTAAAGCCTGATGATTCTGACAATGCTTCAATACGCTTACTTGATGAACGAGAGTCAACGGTGTTTGGTGGGGTGAGTTATCAGTTGTTGACTATGGTTGGTCTATTTGAAACTACAGCAGGCACGGATATTGGCGGTAAACACAACGGTCTCTATGCTGAGGCCGCGTGGCGCTTACCTATTCGTCGTAACGGTTGGGGGTTCACGCCAAGTCTGGGTTACGCCTATAACAGCGATAAGATCAATAACCATCTTTATGGTGTAAGCAAAGAAGAAGCTCAACGAAGTGGGTTAGAGGCTTTTGATGCCGATAAGGATGGACAGTACTTTATCGGCCTCTCAGCTTATATGCATGTGACGCCTAATTTAAGGCTTGGGGGCGGTGTGCGCTATACCAACCTTGAGGGGGATCTTGAAAAGAGCCCAATCATAGAATCGGGCGTTAACACGACTGCAACCGTGACGGCTGTGTATTTGTTTTAG
- a CDS encoding PrkA family serine protein kinase, with protein sequence MSIFDHFQARYEASKDEELSLQDFLALCKDDKSAYANAAERLLMAIGEPEVIDTAQDPHLSRIFSNRVISRYETFKDFYGMEEAIEQIVSYLKHAAQGLEERKQILYLLGPVGGGKSSLAEKLKALMQQQPIYVLSANGERSPVNDHPFCLFDMAEDGELLKQEYGIEKRYLRSIMSPWAAKRLHEFGGDISKFKVVKVRPSILDQLAVAKTEPGDENNQDISSLVGKVDIRMLEHYSQDDPDAYSYSGALCKANQGLMEFVEMFKAPIKVLHPLLTATQEGNYNGTEGLSALPFDGMILAHSNESEWQTFRNNKNNEAFLDRVYIVKVPYCLRVSEEVKIYQKLLDHSELSKAPCSPSTLDLLAQFSILSRLKEPENSSIFSKMRVYDGETLKDTDPKAKSYQEYRDYAGVDEGMSGLSTRFAFKILSRVFNFDQSEVAANPVHLFYVIEQQVEREQFPQDVADKYLEFLKGYLVPRYVEFIGKEIQTAYLESYSEYGQNIFDRYVTYADFWIQDQEYRDPETGQLFDRSALNNELEKIEKTAGISNPKDFRNEIVNFVLRARANNNGQNPVWTSYEKLRTVIEKKMFSNTEELLPVISFNAKTSSEDQKKHDDFVARMMEKGYTEKQVRLLSEWYLRVRKSS encoded by the coding sequence ATGAGCATTTTCGACCATTTCCAAGCGCGCTATGAAGCGTCCAAGGATGAGGAATTATCTTTACAAGATTTCTTAGCACTGTGTAAGGATGACAAGAGCGCTTATGCGAATGCCGCAGAGCGACTGTTGATGGCTATTGGGGAACCAGAGGTGATAGACACCGCTCAAGACCCACACCTCAGCCGGATTTTTTCAAACCGCGTCATTTCACGTTATGAAACATTCAAAGACTTTTACGGCATGGAAGAAGCGATTGAGCAAATCGTCTCGTACCTCAAACATGCCGCGCAAGGTTTAGAAGAACGTAAGCAAATTCTTTATTTGCTTGGCCCTGTTGGTGGCGGTAAGTCATCCTTGGCTGAAAAATTGAAAGCTTTAATGCAACAACAACCAATCTACGTTTTGTCCGCTAACGGCGAACGTAGTCCGGTCAACGACCATCCATTCTGTCTATTTGATATGGCTGAAGATGGCGAACTTCTCAAGCAAGAATACGGCATAGAGAAGCGTTATCTGCGCTCAATTATGTCGCCTTGGGCAGCAAAACGTCTCCATGAGTTTGGTGGCGATATTTCCAAGTTTAAAGTCGTCAAAGTACGACCTTCAATTCTTGACCAACTAGCGGTTGCCAAAACAGAGCCAGGTGATGAAAACAACCAAGATATTTCATCACTGGTCGGTAAGGTCGACATCCGTATGTTAGAACACTACTCTCAAGACGATCCAGACGCATACAGCTACTCTGGTGCACTATGTAAAGCCAACCAAGGCTTGATGGAATTCGTCGAGATGTTTAAAGCGCCTATCAAAGTTTTGCACCCACTGCTTACTGCAACTCAGGAAGGCAACTACAATGGTACGGAAGGGCTTTCTGCGTTACCGTTTGATGGCATGATCCTCGCTCACTCCAATGAGTCAGAGTGGCAGACATTCCGCAACAACAAGAACAATGAAGCATTCCTAGACCGTGTGTATATTGTCAAAGTGCCTTACTGCTTGCGTGTTTCTGAAGAGGTGAAAATCTATCAGAAACTACTCGACCACTCTGAGTTGTCGAAAGCGCCATGCTCACCAAGTACACTCGACTTGCTGGCACAGTTCAGCATCCTGTCGCGCTTAAAAGAGCCAGAGAACTCGTCTATTTTCTCTAAAATGCGTGTTTACGATGGCGAAACGCTGAAAGATACTGATCCAAAAGCGAAGAGTTACCAAGAGTATCGCGACTATGCAGGGGTTGATGAAGGTATGTCGGGTCTCTCTACCCGATTCGCGTTCAAAATCCTATCAAGAGTCTTCAACTTTGATCAAAGTGAAGTGGCAGCCAACCCTGTTCACCTATTCTATGTGATTGAGCAGCAAGTGGAACGCGAGCAGTTCCCGCAAGATGTTGCTGACAAGTATCTAGAGTTCTTGAAAGGCTACCTAGTTCCACGCTATGTCGAATTTATCGGCAAAGAAATTCAAACCGCTTACTTAGAGTCTTACTCAGAGTACGGTCAAAACATCTTTGATCGATATGTCACCTATGCCGACTTCTGGATTCAAGATCAAGAATATCGCGATCCAGAAACCGGTCAGTTGTTTGACCGCTCAGCGCTCAACAATGAGCTTGAGAAGATTGAGAAAACAGCGGGCATTAGTAATCCAAAAGATTTCCGTAATGAAATCGTTAATTTTGTCTTACGCGCTCGTGCTAACAATAACGGTCAAAACCCTGTTTGGACCAGCTATGAGAAACTACGCACTGTGATTGAGAAGAAAATGTTCTCTAACACAGAGGAGCTTCTTCCAGTTATCTCCTTCAACGCGAAAACCTCTTCTGAGGATCAGAAGAAGCACGACGACTTTGTCGCGCGTATGATGGAGAAAGGCTATACAGAGAAACAAGTGCGCTTGTTGTCTGAATGGTACTTACGCGTACGTAAATCATCTTAG
- a CDS encoding YeaH/YhbH family protein — MAQFIDRRLNGKNKSAVNRQRFIRRHKEKIKESVADAVNRRSITNTETGEDVSIPHKDINEPIFHQGQGGVKERVHPGNDQFIQGDKIERPKGGGGGGGGTGEGDASADGEGQDEFVFQISKDEYLDILFEDLALPNLEKTQINKITEWKTHRAGYQTAGVPANIAIVKSLQQSLARRTAMTAGKRRMMHELEEELQRIQNQEPAQLIEERRLKEEISSLRKKIDSVPFIDTFDLRFKNYERRPIPSSQAVMFCLMDVSGSMDQATKDIAKRFYVLLYLFLTRTYQNVEVVFIRHHTQAKEVDEHEFFYSQETGGTIVSSALKLMNEIVADRYPVGQWNIYAAQASDGDNWADDSPRCRELLQEKLLPKCQYYSYIEITRRSHQTLWHEYEKLENGYSNFAMKNIRSVDDIFPVFRELFKKENA; from the coding sequence ATGGCGCAATTTATCGACCGACGACTGAATGGCAAAAACAAAAGTGCCGTCAATAGGCAGCGCTTTATTCGTCGCCATAAAGAAAAGATCAAGGAATCCGTAGCTGATGCGGTCAATCGCCGCTCTATCACCAACACCGAAACGGGTGAAGATGTTTCGATTCCACACAAAGACATCAATGAGCCTATTTTTCATCAGGGACAAGGGGGCGTAAAAGAGCGTGTCCACCCTGGCAATGATCAATTTATTCAAGGTGACAAAATCGAACGTCCGAAAGGCGGTGGCGGCGGAGGTGGTGGCACCGGCGAAGGCGACGCGAGCGCGGATGGCGAAGGCCAAGATGAGTTCGTGTTCCAGATCTCAAAGGATGAGTATTTAGATATTCTGTTTGAAGATCTTGCACTACCGAACCTTGAAAAAACGCAAATAAACAAAATTACTGAATGGAAAACCCACCGAGCAGGCTATCAGACTGCGGGGGTTCCAGCGAACATCGCCATCGTGAAATCTCTCCAACAATCGCTTGCTCGACGAACTGCAATGACTGCAGGTAAGCGTCGCATGATGCACGAGCTGGAAGAAGAGCTACAACGCATTCAAAACCAAGAACCAGCCCAGTTGATTGAAGAGCGTCGTCTTAAAGAGGAAATTTCCTCACTTCGCAAAAAAATTGATAGCGTACCGTTTATCGACACATTTGATCTTCGCTTTAAAAACTATGAACGCCGCCCTATCCCATCCAGTCAGGCTGTTATGTTCTGCTTAATGGATGTCTCAGGGTCAATGGATCAAGCAACAAAAGACATTGCTAAACGCTTCTACGTTCTACTCTATTTATTCTTAACCCGCACCTATCAAAACGTCGAAGTGGTGTTTATTCGTCACCATACCCAAGCCAAAGAAGTCGACGAACACGAGTTTTTCTACTCACAAGAGACAGGTGGCACCATCGTTTCGAGCGCACTCAAACTGATGAACGAGATCGTTGCCGACCGCTATCCTGTCGGGCAATGGAACATTTATGCCGCACAAGCCTCCGATGGGGATAACTGGGCAGACGACTCGCCCCGTTGTCGAGAATTACTGCAGGAAAAACTGTTGCCGAAATGCCAATACTATTCCTACATTGAGATCACGCGACGCTCCCACCAAACCCTTTGGCACGAGTATGAAAAACTTGAGAATGGGTACTCTAACTTTGCCATGAAGAACATTCGTAGCGTTGATGACATCTTCCCTGTGTTCCGGGAGTTGTTTAAGAAAGAAAACGCATAG
- a CDS encoding SpoVR family protein: MTTKSETKPNSKLLPDGPDWTFALLERYHVEIKRVAEHYKLDTYPNQIEVITSEQMMDAYSSIGMPINYNHWSFGKKFIQTEQGYKHGQMGLAYEIVINSNPCIAYLMEENTVTMQALVMAHACYGHNSFFKGNYLFQAWTDAGSIIDYLLFAKKYIAECEEKYGVTEVEELLDSCHALMNYGVDRYKRPEKISIAEEKSRQEEREAYLQSQVNDLWRTVPKSADKEESEKVRFPSEPQENILYFIEKHAPLLESWQREIVRIVRKISQYFYPQKQTQVMNEGWATYWHYTILNHLYDEGVVSERFILEFLHSHTSVVAQPAYNSPYFSGINPYALGFAMFRDIRRICEEPTDEDKEWFPELAGSDWLEAVHFAMHNFKDESFISQYLSPKLIRDFKLFSIVDDDRKNYIEVSHIHDDMGYRAIREKLAAQYNLSNLEPNIQVFNVDVRGDRSMTLQYVPHDRIPLHEGYNEVLKHLYRLWGFDVILEEVKESGRREIIGTCPQRNNYDSGI; this comes from the coding sequence ATGACAACAAAATCTGAGACCAAACCAAATAGTAAGCTGTTGCCAGATGGTCCCGACTGGACATTTGCTCTGCTTGAGCGCTATCACGTCGAAATCAAACGGGTGGCAGAACATTACAAACTCGACACTTACCCCAACCAGATTGAGGTGATTACGTCTGAGCAAATGATGGACGCGTACTCAAGTATCGGTATGCCAATTAACTACAATCACTGGTCGTTTGGTAAAAAGTTCATACAGACAGAGCAAGGGTACAAACATGGTCAAATGGGGTTGGCGTACGAGATTGTGATCAACTCCAATCCCTGTATTGCCTATTTGATGGAAGAGAACACCGTCACAATGCAGGCGCTGGTGATGGCTCACGCGTGTTATGGCCACAACTCTTTTTTCAAAGGTAACTACCTTTTCCAAGCATGGACCGATGCAGGTTCGATTATCGATTACCTCTTGTTTGCAAAGAAATATATCGCTGAGTGTGAAGAGAAATACGGCGTAACAGAGGTCGAAGAGTTGCTCGATTCATGCCATGCGTTAATGAACTACGGTGTCGACCGCTACAAACGCCCAGAGAAAATATCGATCGCAGAAGAAAAAAGCCGTCAAGAAGAGCGCGAAGCCTACCTACAATCTCAGGTTAACGATTTATGGCGCACCGTTCCTAAATCAGCCGACAAAGAAGAGAGTGAAAAGGTCCGTTTTCCTAGCGAACCGCAAGAAAATATCCTCTACTTTATCGAAAAACACGCGCCGCTTCTCGAGTCTTGGCAACGTGAAATTGTGCGCATCGTGCGTAAAATCAGCCAGTACTTCTATCCGCAAAAGCAGACCCAAGTCATGAATGAGGGCTGGGCAACGTACTGGCATTACACCATCTTGAACCATTTATATGATGAAGGCGTTGTATCAGAGCGTTTCATCTTAGAATTTCTCCACAGCCACACCAGTGTGGTGGCGCAACCAGCCTATAACAGCCCTTATTTTAGTGGCATTAACCCTTATGCACTTGGCTTTGCCATGTTCCGCGATATCCGCAGAATTTGTGAAGAACCAACCGACGAGGACAAAGAGTGGTTCCCTGAGCTTGCGGGAAGTGATTGGCTAGAAGCGGTCCATTTCGCGATGCACAATTTCAAAGATGAAAGTTTCATTAGTCAGTATTTGTCACCAAAGCTGATTCGTGACTTCAAACTGTTTTCCATTGTCGATGACGATAGAAAAAACTATATCGAAGTGAGCCATATTCACGATGATATGGGCTATCGCGCGATTCGAGAAAAGTTAGCGGCGCAATATAACCTCAGCAACCTTGAACCTAACATTCAAGTGTTTAACGTCGATGTGCGCGGTGATCGTTCAATGACGTTGCAGTATGTCCCCCATGACCGAATCCCTCTACACGAAGGCTACAATGAGGTGTTGAAGCATTTATACCGTCTATGGGGCTTCGATGTTATTTTGGAAGAGGTGAAAGAGTCGGGCCGACGTGAAATCATCGGCACTTGCCCGCAACGTAACAACTACGATTCTGGGATCTAG
- a CDS encoding response regulator: MTQCRVMLVDDHPLMRRGLSQLLSFEDEFEVIAEASSGAEAVAKNHEVEPDLILLDLNMKGMSGLDTLNALRADNCDANIVILTVSDSAADIDALVKAGADGYLLKDTEPDELIEVLKNSLNGDKAYSKEVAQYLAERENQDDVFDTLTDREMQILRQVAKGLRNKQIADNLFISESTVKVHMKSLLKKLVVPSRTAATVLYLERYGDSK, from the coding sequence TTGACACAATGTAGAGTAATGCTTGTTGATGATCACCCGTTGATGCGTCGGGGGTTGAGTCAATTACTGAGCTTCGAAGATGAATTCGAAGTCATCGCTGAAGCTTCGTCTGGTGCAGAAGCTGTGGCTAAGAACCATGAGGTCGAGCCTGACTTAATTTTGCTTGATCTTAATATGAAAGGCATGTCTGGCTTAGACACGCTAAATGCACTCCGAGCAGACAACTGCGATGCCAATATCGTGATCCTGACTGTCTCTGACAGTGCGGCGGATATTGACGCGTTAGTTAAAGCAGGTGCAGATGGTTATCTGCTGAAAGATACTGAGCCAGATGAGCTGATTGAAGTGCTCAAAAACAGCCTGAACGGTGATAAAGCCTACAGCAAAGAAGTGGCGCAATATCTTGCCGAGCGTGAGAATCAAGACGATGTGTTTGACACTTTAACCGACCGAGAAATGCAGATACTGCGTCAGGTTGCGAAAGGACTAAGAAACAAACAGATTGCAGATAATCTGTTTATTTCAGAATCGACGGTCAAGGTACATATGAAAAGCTTGCTTAAAAAGCTGGTGGTGCCATCGCGTACGGCTGCGACGGTTCTTTACTTAGAGCGTTACGGCGATAGCAAGTAA
- the narQ gene encoding nitrate/nitrite two-component system sensor histidine kinase NarQ, with translation MLKSIKKSVTGTIAKALSLIVLLSVATIGYAFVLLASSLNDAEALNVAGSMRMQSYRLAHDIQSQSSDFSSHIFLFERSIYSPSMKALQNWDVPDDITHDYYQLIMRWYELKEVLQSEQRSQYLMLVPSFVSQIDAFVFKLQGFSERKLVELAWVGLIGLGGILVTSVFVVLFVRREIVHPLRALVVASEQIKSRSFDIELNVVSDNEMGILTRTFNTTAKELGELYHGLEKAVNEKTHKLQHANQSLQVLYKSSSELTASRITSDNFAAILQQIASIEGVKAVKLEIGADAEKPMVLGKGELEEHNLASQTLTLDGQELGKLYWNWYLPCPDQDLIDNFVRILSRAVYYNQAQRQSEQLLLLEERATIARELHDSLAQSLSYLKIQVSLLKRLMKKLEQSPDLDKSNAIVSDLDSALSGAYTQLRELLTTFRLSIKEGNFGTSLKEMLCQLQEQTPATIVLNNELSSIELDAHEQVHLLQLIREATINAIKHANATKIEIVCSEQDDNVTITVRDDGVGIESQESKINHYGLSIMHERASRLNGQLTIHSGSQIGCEIELKYPRIKDNDFDTM, from the coding sequence TTGTTAAAAAGTATTAAAAAGTCAGTAACAGGAACGATTGCGAAAGCATTGTCGCTGATCGTGCTATTGTCTGTTGCTACGATAGGCTATGCATTTGTACTATTAGCTTCCAGTTTGAATGATGCTGAAGCGCTCAACGTCGCTGGATCGATGCGGATGCAAAGTTATCGGCTGGCTCATGATATTCAGTCACAATCGAGTGATTTTTCTTCACATATCTTCTTATTTGAGCGTTCTATCTATTCGCCTTCAATGAAGGCGTTGCAAAACTGGGATGTACCGGACGACATTACCCATGACTACTACCAACTGATTATGCGTTGGTATGAACTTAAAGAAGTCTTGCAGAGCGAGCAGCGCTCTCAGTACTTAATGTTAGTCCCTTCGTTTGTCTCTCAAATCGATGCTTTTGTATTTAAGCTGCAAGGTTTCTCGGAAAGGAAGTTGGTTGAATTGGCGTGGGTCGGTTTGATTGGGCTTGGTGGTATCTTAGTTACCAGCGTCTTTGTCGTGCTGTTTGTGCGCCGTGAAATTGTCCACCCACTGCGTGCTTTAGTGGTCGCAAGTGAACAGATCAAATCTCGTTCGTTTGATATTGAGCTCAATGTCGTCAGCGATAACGAAATGGGAATTCTCACTCGAACGTTTAACACTACTGCGAAAGAGTTAGGCGAGTTGTACCATGGGCTTGAAAAGGCCGTGAACGAGAAAACTCACAAGCTGCAACATGCTAATCAATCGCTACAAGTGTTGTACAAGTCTTCCAGTGAGTTGACTGCTTCTCGAATTACTTCCGACAACTTTGCGGCTATCTTGCAGCAAATTGCGAGTATAGAGGGGGTAAAAGCGGTCAAACTCGAAATTGGTGCTGATGCAGAAAAACCGATGGTACTCGGTAAAGGTGAGTTAGAAGAACATAACCTTGCCAGCCAAACGTTGACTCTTGATGGTCAGGAGTTAGGTAAGCTCTATTGGAACTGGTATCTTCCCTGTCCAGACCAAGATTTGATTGATAACTTTGTACGCATTCTCTCGCGAGCAGTGTACTACAACCAAGCGCAACGTCAGTCAGAACAGTTATTACTATTGGAAGAGCGGGCAACGATAGCTCGTGAACTGCATGACTCGTTAGCCCAATCACTCTCGTATTTGAAAATCCAAGTTTCGTTACTCAAACGCTTGATGAAAAAGCTTGAACAGAGTCCAGATCTCGACAAGTCGAATGCCATAGTGAGTGATTTGGATTCCGCTTTATCAGGTGCTTATACTCAGCTTCGGGAATTATTGACTACGTTTAGACTATCGATCAAAGAAGGGAATTTTGGCACCTCGCTTAAAGAGATGCTGTGCCAACTGCAAGAACAAACGCCTGCAACGATTGTGCTTAACAATGAGCTGTCATCAATAGAACTCGATGCACATGAGCAGGTGCATTTACTACAACTGATCCGTGAAGCCACGATCAATGCGATCAAGCATGCAAATGCGACTAAAATTGAGATAGTTTGCAGCGAACAGGATGATAATGTCACCATTACCGTAAGAGATGACGGGGTTGGTATCGAAAGCCAAGAAAGCAAAATCAACCATTATGGTTTGTCGATCATGCATGAGCGAGCGAGTCGCTTAAATGGTCAACTAACAATTCACTCCGGCAGCCAAATAGGCTGTGAGATAGAACTAAAATATCCAAGAATAAAGGATAACGACTTTGACACAATGTAG
- the napF gene encoding ferredoxin-type protein NapF: MVDLSRRRLFTRKAARNDTLRLPWLNAPERFIDQCTQCEECLKACDTQIIVKGDGGFPQVDFSIDECTFCYQCASACPEPLFAAEQNEPWQAKAVINDQCLAQQNVECRSCGEMCDSMAIQFRLEVGRVAQPKLETNQCNGCGACVSVCPTSSINVSNHVA, from the coding sequence ATGGTTGATCTGTCTAGACGACGACTTTTTACCCGCAAAGCGGCACGTAACGATACCTTACGTTTGCCTTGGCTGAATGCGCCTGAACGATTTATTGATCAGTGCACTCAATGTGAAGAATGTCTCAAGGCATGTGATACACAAATCATCGTTAAAGGTGATGGCGGATTCCCCCAAGTCGACTTCAGTATCGACGAATGCACATTCTGTTACCAATGTGCCAGTGCCTGTCCAGAGCCTCTATTCGCCGCAGAACAGAATGAACCTTGGCAAGCCAAAGCCGTGATCAACGACCAATGTCTAGCGCAGCAAAACGTGGAGTGTCGTTCTTGTGGCGAGATGTGCGACAGCATGGCAATTCAGTTTCGTCTCGAAGTGGGCCGAGTTGCCCAACCTAAGCTAGAGACAAACCAATGCAACGGGTGCGGCGCATGCGTGTCCGTTTGCCCTACTTCATCTATCAATGTGAGCAATCACGTCGCGTAA
- a CDS encoding chaperone NapD has translation MPRNEVHISSLIVHVVPEHLNDVKMQIEQLDTTEIYGDSPEGKIVVVLETESHGFITDIIEKINNFAHVVSTVMVYHQIETELDDEQSNTGSQQSQVEGEV, from the coding sequence ATGCCCCGAAATGAAGTCCATATATCGAGTTTAATTGTCCACGTTGTGCCAGAGCACCTCAACGACGTGAAAATGCAGATAGAGCAACTTGATACAACAGAGATTTATGGTGACAGCCCCGAAGGCAAGATAGTCGTGGTACTCGAGACAGAAAGCCACGGATTTATTACTGACATCATTGAAAAAATCAACAATTTTGCGCACGTCGTTAGTACCGTCATGGTCTACCACCAAATCGAGACTGAACTGGACGATGAGCAATCAAACACTGGATCACAGCAATCCCAAGTAGAGGGTGAAGTATGA